A single genomic interval of Arthrobacter sp. NicSoilB8 harbors:
- a CDS encoding DNA polymerase III subunit gamma and tau, translating to MTVTTALYRRYRPDSFADVIGQEHVTEPLMTALRKNRVNHAYLFSGPRGCGKTTSARILARCLNCAEGPTDTPCGKCPSCVELARGGSGSLDVIEIDAASHGGVDDARDLRERATYAPVRDRYKIFIIDEAHMVTSAGFNALLKIVEEPPEHIKFIFATTEPDKVIGTIRSRTHHYPFRLVPPEPLMAYLELLCTQENVPVAPGVLSLVIRAGGGSVRDSLSVLDQLMAGAGPNGLDYELAVALLGYTHASLLDDVVEAVAASDAATVFRAVDRVIQTGHDPRRFVEDLLERFRDLIIVQAMPESAQSILRGMPADQIARMQNQAHNLGAAELSRAADVTNTALTEMTGATSPRLHLELLCARILLPSSEQTERGIAARIDRVERRLNYAGNDVGAPLAGAPAAAPAAPAPAEQTPAPQPPAAEPPATRASGAGSPAAPAAAAPNPAAALPPAGQSPAGQQPAAAPVPARARPDEPLREPLMAPRVSTSDWPVDEPAAASKNAAASSQSAAGRAAPSRPAAAPPVEPAPAAAGPAAAEAAPSAPARPEPVPAVSVPVAVPGPVAGAVSGPGADVEVLRRAWPEILQTLTKIKRSTWALVEPNAQVGHFEDHVLTLAFTTPGLAGAFGRADHADNLRQAIHKTIGIDCQIRAVAGGNNSPASSEPNPKAPASRETPVSSADAAWGLAPQPPAAPASTTAGADPAGAPVPAHVPVASTPATPPAPASAVPAASAAPAPEPAPEPRASVLAAPAPVRTAGQSVRPGGSSEPSEPSGSYADPDDDWGPPRDEDAPPLDEEPPMDWDPSPTAAPRRAEPAAPAPVRKSPARAESTAAGSPAGTSPADSDTSADPWARAVEQSPGVWTIGTDSNVGGYVTPAEPAAPEPEPEPVHYEPAAAQIPEYAGAVSAPSGLVSELSAHARSAPAPAAPQAAAPRGTATALAAPPAPAAVPETAAPGAAAATGRQSLYQRLSNSPEAEAGRAKAPARAAAAPTVYVQDIPSADDETIEESGVFGRAAVERILGGKLVEERSLDGSPLPPRF from the coding sequence GTGACTGTTACTACCGCTCTCTACCGTCGATACCGCCCCGATTCGTTCGCGGACGTCATCGGGCAGGAGCACGTCACCGAGCCCCTCATGACGGCCCTGCGCAAGAACCGCGTCAACCACGCCTACCTCTTTTCCGGCCCGCGCGGCTGCGGCAAAACCACCTCGGCCCGCATCCTGGCCCGCTGCCTGAACTGCGCCGAGGGCCCCACGGACACCCCCTGCGGCAAGTGCCCCAGCTGTGTCGAGCTCGCCCGCGGCGGCTCGGGCTCCCTGGATGTCATCGAGATCGACGCCGCCAGCCACGGTGGCGTGGACGACGCCCGCGACCTCCGCGAACGGGCCACCTACGCCCCGGTCCGGGACCGTTACAAGATCTTCATCATTGACGAAGCCCACATGGTCACCTCGGCCGGCTTCAACGCCCTGCTCAAGATCGTCGAAGAGCCGCCGGAGCACATCAAGTTCATCTTCGCCACCACGGAGCCGGACAAGGTGATCGGCACCATCCGTTCCCGCACGCACCATTACCCCTTCCGGCTGGTGCCGCCGGAGCCCCTCATGGCGTACCTGGAGCTGCTCTGCACCCAGGAGAACGTCCCCGTGGCGCCCGGCGTCCTCTCCCTCGTCATCCGCGCAGGCGGGGGCTCCGTCCGTGACTCCCTCTCCGTGCTGGACCAGCTCATGGCCGGCGCCGGACCAAACGGCTTGGACTACGAACTCGCGGTCGCCCTCCTGGGCTACACGCACGCCTCCCTGCTGGACGACGTCGTCGAGGCGGTCGCCGCATCGGACGCCGCCACGGTCTTCCGCGCCGTGGACCGGGTTATCCAGACCGGTCACGATCCCCGCCGCTTCGTCGAGGACCTGCTGGAGCGCTTCCGCGACCTCATCATCGTGCAGGCCATGCCCGAAAGCGCCCAGTCCATCCTCCGGGGCATGCCGGCGGACCAGATCGCCCGGATGCAGAACCAGGCGCACAATCTCGGGGCGGCCGAGCTCTCGCGCGCCGCGGACGTCACCAACACCGCGCTCACGGAGATGACCGGGGCCACGTCGCCGCGCCTGCACCTGGAACTGCTGTGCGCCCGCATCCTGCTGCCCAGCTCCGAACAGACGGAGCGCGGCATTGCGGCACGGATCGACCGCGTCGAGCGGCGATTGAACTACGCCGGGAACGACGTCGGAGCTCCCCTCGCCGGCGCCCCCGCGGCTGCCCCGGCCGCGCCTGCGCCCGCCGAGCAGACGCCTGCCCCTCAGCCGCCCGCGGCCGAACCTCCCGCGACACGGGCCTCCGGTGCTGGTTCGCCCGCGGCACCGGCCGCCGCAGCTCCCAACCCTGCAGCCGCGCTGCCACCAGCCGGGCAGTCCCCCGCCGGGCAGCAGCCGGCTGCGGCGCCCGTGCCCGCCCGGGCCCGGCCGGACGAGCCGCTCCGGGAACCCCTCATGGCCCCGCGGGTCAGCACGAGCGACTGGCCCGTAGACGAACCCGCGGCGGCCAGCAAGAACGCGGCCGCCTCGTCGCAGTCTGCTGCAGGCCGGGCGGCCCCGTCCCGGCCTGCTGCGGCACCGCCAGTCGAGCCCGCCCCGGCAGCCGCGGGCCCTGCCGCAGCCGAGGCGGCCCCGTCCGCGCCGGCACGCCCCGAACCGGTCCCGGCTGTCTCGGTGCCCGTCGCCGTTCCCGGCCCCGTAGCCGGCGCCGTATCCGGCCCGGGCGCCGACGTCGAGGTTTTGCGCCGTGCGTGGCCCGAAATCCTGCAAACGCTCACCAAGATCAAGCGCAGCACCTGGGCGCTCGTGGAACCCAATGCCCAGGTCGGTCATTTCGAGGACCATGTCCTGACGCTCGCATTCACCACTCCGGGGCTGGCGGGCGCGTTCGGCCGGGCTGACCACGCCGACAATCTCCGGCAGGCGATCCACAAGACGATCGGCATTGACTGCCAGATCCGTGCCGTGGCCGGCGGAAACAACAGCCCGGCGAGCTCTGAGCCAAACCCAAAAGCACCGGCTAGCCGGGAGACCCCGGTTTCGTCGGCCGACGCTGCCTGGGGCCTTGCTCCGCAGCCGCCTGCCGCACCGGCCAGCACAACCGCCGGCGCCGATCCGGCGGGAGCACCCGTTCCGGCCCACGTTCCCGTCGCCTCAACGCCGGCAACGCCACCCGCCCCCGCGTCGGCGGTGCCTGCTGCCAGCGCCGCTCCTGCACCGGAACCGGCACCGGAACCGCGGGCATCTGTCCTGGCTGCCCCGGCCCCGGTTCGGACGGCTGGCCAGAGCGTCAGGCCCGGCGGCTCTTCAGAGCCTTCGGAACCGTCGGGATCCTACGCCGATCCTGATGACGACTGGGGACCGCCCCGCGATGAGGACGCCCCTCCGCTGGATGAAGAACCTCCCATGGATTGGGACCCTTCACCCACCGCGGCGCCCCGCCGCGCCGAGCCCGCAGCCCCGGCTCCCGTCCGGAAGTCTCCGGCCCGGGCGGAGTCCACCGCCGCCGGCTCCCCGGCCGGGACGTCGCCCGCAGACTCCGACACGTCGGCTGACCCGTGGGCCCGCGCCGTCGAGCAGTCGCCCGGGGTCTGGACGATCGGCACGGATTCCAACGTCGGCGGGTACGTGACGCCGGCGGAGCCTGCGGCGCCCGAGCCCGAACCCGAACCCGTGCACTACGAGCCGGCGGCGGCACAGATCCCGGAATATGCCGGCGCCGTGTCCGCACCGTCCGGACTCGTGTCGGAACTGTCTGCCCATGCCCGAAGCGCGCCGGCGCCGGCGGCCCCGCAGGCTGCCGCACCGCGCGGGACTGCCACTGCGCTTGCCGCTCCACCGGCACCGGCCGCAGTCCCCGAGACTGCCGCCCCCGGGGCCGCTGCCGCGACGGGCCGGCAAAGCCTGTACCAGCGGTTGTCGAACAGTCCGGAGGCCGAGGCCGGGCGGGCCAAAGCCCCCGCCCGCGCGGCTGCCGCACCCACCGTGTACGTGCAGGACATCCCGAGCGCCGACGACGAAACGATCGAGGAATCGGGCGTGTTCGGCAGGGCCGCCGTCGAGCGTATTCTGGGCGGGAAACTGGTGGAGGAGCGCTCGCTGGACGGAAGCCCCCTGCCGCCGCGCTTCTAA
- a CDS encoding oxygenase MpaB family protein, whose translation MRNLLREWQAELKQTFTGTREAVPEWVPRLAEGDDAGYHLPGSAVWAVHGDMPTIVAGVRALLMQALHPGALAGVHDHSRFREDPLGRLAGTIRWIFTVSYGSTDAARAASDWVLRLHRSVQGQFVDGHGVARTYAANDPELLSWVHIAFTDAFLSAHKLWGRPIPGGPDAYVREWAQAGRLMGVESPPLSEAEMRRQLDRWYDDGELRSDERVAETVAFIRDPPLHPALRPGYRVLFAAAVASLEPKYRELLGLRTARLGPFPLPVKLATRVTLWVVHLALGRVGPSEQAARTRLRRLGYRA comes from the coding sequence ATGCGCAACCTCCTCAGGGAATGGCAGGCCGAACTCAAACAGACCTTCACCGGGACGCGCGAGGCCGTGCCGGAGTGGGTGCCCCGCCTTGCCGAGGGGGACGACGCCGGCTATCACTTGCCGGGGTCTGCGGTCTGGGCCGTGCACGGGGACATGCCCACCATCGTGGCGGGCGTCCGGGCACTCCTGATGCAGGCGCTCCATCCCGGCGCGCTGGCCGGGGTCCACGACCATTCGCGCTTCCGCGAGGACCCGCTGGGCCGGCTCGCGGGCACCATCCGCTGGATCTTCACCGTTTCTTACGGCTCCACGGACGCGGCCCGGGCCGCGTCAGACTGGGTCCTGCGGCTCCACCGGTCAGTTCAAGGACAATTCGTGGACGGCCACGGCGTCGCACGCACTTATGCGGCCAATGATCCCGAGCTGCTCAGCTGGGTCCACATTGCCTTTACGGACGCCTTCCTCTCGGCCCACAAACTGTGGGGCCGGCCGATTCCGGGCGGCCCGGATGCCTACGTCCGTGAGTGGGCCCAAGCCGGCCGGCTCATGGGCGTGGAGTCCCCTCCGCTGAGCGAGGCGGAAATGCGGCGGCAACTGGACCGCTGGTACGACGACGGCGAACTCCGCTCCGATGAGCGGGTCGCCGAAACGGTGGCGTTCATCCGCGACCCGCCCCTCCACCCCGCGCTCCGGCCGGGCTACCGGGTGCTGTTCGCGGCCGCCGTGGCCAGCCTCGAGCCCAAGTACCGCGAGCTGCTGGGGCTGCGGACCGCGCGGCTGGGCCCGTTCCCGCTGCCGGTAAAGCTGGCCACGCGGGTGACGCTGTGGGTGGTGCATCTTGCCCTGGGCCGGGTGGGGCCGAGCGAGCAGGCGGCCCGGACCCGTCTGCGCCGGCTGGGCTACCGCGCCTGA
- a CDS encoding M23 family metallopeptidase, translated as MRWVSGGLCLSLAVLTIGGIQGLSAGMPAGLSAAVPASGAVGPETLDPEALAPPSGAAAIVAPGTPAAVTADAQALVAFSRSTVQTVNREGIGGELNVASAALTRPAAGFLMAPLETLVPSSPFGLRTSPLTGVAGEFHWGQDFAAPCGTRVYSADAGVVRAVGWHPWGGGNRVEIDHGNGLITTYNHLEAIAVKKGDSVRVGEVIARVGTTGSSTGCHLHFETILNGSHTDPRDWTFLPIKQVDQLGTIEMTSYAPDAGKPSNSGIGWAIPVREDLTHVVAGGVQEQPAAVAAKPSGSASAAATEAAAGKQPAKPAATATPTATPTPTPTKTATPTPTGTASPTPTATATPTATPTATATPTPTPTKTATATPTPTPTKTAPATATVTPTVPVPNQPSIAPLATSAPASASPSATEAATSQPAPVTPPITPTSQPKPTTATKSPTKAAATKASATPTPTPSP; from the coding sequence GTGCGCTGGGTATCCGGAGGCCTGTGCCTGTCCCTGGCCGTTCTGACAATCGGCGGCATTCAAGGGCTGAGCGCCGGGATGCCCGCTGGCCTCTCTGCCGCCGTCCCGGCCTCCGGCGCAGTGGGGCCTGAAACCCTGGACCCTGAAGCCCTGGCCCCGCCCTCCGGCGCCGCCGCGATCGTTGCACCAGGGACCCCGGCCGCCGTCACTGCCGACGCCCAGGCGCTCGTGGCCTTCAGCAGAAGCACAGTGCAAACGGTGAACCGGGAAGGGATCGGCGGCGAACTCAATGTCGCCTCCGCGGCGCTCACCCGGCCCGCAGCCGGCTTCCTCATGGCCCCGCTGGAAACGTTGGTGCCGTCGTCGCCGTTCGGACTGCGCACCAGCCCCCTCACCGGGGTCGCGGGCGAATTCCACTGGGGCCAAGACTTCGCTGCACCCTGCGGCACTCGGGTCTACTCCGCCGACGCCGGTGTGGTGCGGGCCGTCGGGTGGCATCCGTGGGGCGGCGGCAACCGGGTGGAAATCGACCACGGCAACGGTCTCATCACCACGTACAACCACCTTGAGGCCATTGCGGTCAAGAAGGGCGACTCCGTGCGGGTGGGGGAGGTCATTGCCCGGGTGGGCACCACCGGATCTTCTACCGGCTGTCACCTTCACTTTGAAACGATCCTCAACGGATCCCACACCGATCCGCGGGACTGGACGTTTCTCCCCATCAAGCAGGTGGACCAGCTCGGCACTATAGAGATGACCAGCTACGCGCCCGACGCCGGTAAGCCGTCCAACTCCGGGATCGGCTGGGCGATTCCCGTCCGGGAAGACCTGACCCACGTGGTGGCCGGGGGCGTTCAGGAACAACCTGCCGCCGTGGCGGCCAAGCCTTCCGGGAGTGCCTCGGCTGCGGCTACCGAGGCCGCCGCCGGCAAGCAGCCGGCAAAGCCCGCCGCGACCGCGACACCGACCGCGACGCCGACGCCAACCCCAACGAAGACCGCGACGCCCACCCCGACCGGAACGGCTTCTCCGACGCCCACTGCGACCGCGACGCCGACCGCGACGCCGACGGCAACTGCGACGCCGACGCCGACCCCGACGAAGACCGCGACGGCCACTCCGACGCCGACCCCGACGAAGACCGCGCCGGCAACTGCCACCGTGACGCCGACAGTTCCGGTGCCGAACCAGCCGTCCATTGCTCCACTGGCTACCTCCGCGCCGGCGTCAGCCTCTCCAAGTGCAACGGAAGCTGCCACGTCGCAGCCGGCACCGGTGACCCCGCCGATCACGCCAACCAGTCAGCCAAAGCCAACAACGGCCACGAAGTCGCCCACGAAGGCGGCCGCCACCAAAGCTTCAGCGACGCCCACCCCAACGCCGAGCCCCTAG
- a CDS encoding glutathione peroxidase yields MTALHSIPLTLIDGTNTDFGRFKGEVVLVVNVASQCGFTPQYAGLEALHNKFRDQGFQVLGVPCNQFAGQEPGDDAEIAEFCQRNFGVTFPLTAKADVRGKNQHPLYAELTKFKNGILPGLVKWNFEKFLVNRDGEIIARFAPTVEPDAPEVIEAVQSALG; encoded by the coding sequence ATGACTGCTCTGCACTCCATTCCCCTGACACTTATCGACGGCACCAACACCGACTTCGGCCGCTTCAAGGGGGAGGTGGTGCTGGTGGTGAATGTGGCGTCCCAATGCGGTTTCACGCCGCAGTACGCGGGTCTCGAGGCGCTGCACAACAAGTTCCGCGACCAGGGATTCCAGGTCCTGGGTGTCCCGTGCAACCAGTTCGCCGGGCAGGAGCCCGGGGACGACGCCGAAATCGCCGAATTCTGCCAGCGCAACTTCGGGGTGACGTTCCCGCTGACAGCCAAGGCCGATGTCCGCGGCAAGAACCAGCACCCGCTCTACGCCGAGCTCACCAAGTTCAAGAACGGCATCCTGCCGGGCCTGGTGAAGTGGAACTTCGAGAAGTTCCTGGTGAACCGCGACGGCGAGATCATTGCCCGCTTTGCGCCGACAGTGGAGCCGGACGCCCCGGAGGTCATCGAAGCTGTCCAGTCCGCCCTGGGCTGA
- the fdhA gene encoding formaldehyde dehydrogenase, glutathione-independent: MTGNKAVAYKGPGKVELIDIDYPEFELKDGPGVNPANVGRQVRHGVILKTVATNICGSDQHMVRGRTTAPTDLVLGHEITGEVVEVGPDVEFIKVGDICSVPFNIACGRCRNCKERKTGICLNVNPDRPGSAYGYVDMGGWVGGQANYVLVPYADWNLLKFPDKDQALEKMMDLTMLSDIFPTGFHGAVSAGVGVGSTVYIAGAGPVGLAAATSAQLLGAAVVIVGDMNEDRLKQARSFGCETVDLSQGGPAEQIEQLLGVPEVDCGVDAVGFEAKGHGHDAKEAPATVLNSLMELTAAGGALGIPGLYVTGDPGGVDEAAKKGALSLSLGTGWAKSLSFTTGQCPVMKYNRQLMMAILHDKVHIAKNVNAKAISLEDAPKGYAEFDAGAATKFVLNPNGYLS, encoded by the coding sequence ATGACAGGGAACAAAGCCGTTGCCTACAAGGGGCCGGGAAAAGTCGAACTGATCGACATTGACTACCCCGAGTTCGAACTCAAGGACGGTCCGGGGGTCAACCCCGCCAACGTCGGCCGGCAGGTACGCCACGGCGTAATCCTCAAGACTGTTGCCACGAATATCTGCGGCTCAGACCAGCATATGGTCCGGGGACGCACCACCGCCCCCACCGATCTGGTGCTTGGCCACGAAATCACAGGCGAAGTGGTGGAAGTTGGGCCCGACGTTGAATTCATCAAGGTCGGGGACATCTGTTCGGTGCCGTTCAACATTGCCTGCGGGCGTTGCCGGAACTGCAAGGAACGCAAGACGGGCATCTGCCTGAACGTCAATCCCGACCGCCCCGGCAGCGCCTACGGGTACGTGGACATGGGCGGCTGGGTGGGCGGCCAGGCCAATTATGTCCTGGTCCCATATGCGGACTGGAACCTGCTGAAGTTCCCGGACAAGGACCAGGCCCTCGAGAAGATGATGGACCTGACCATGCTCTCGGACATCTTCCCGACCGGATTCCACGGCGCGGTCAGTGCCGGTGTCGGCGTCGGATCGACGGTCTACATCGCCGGTGCGGGCCCCGTCGGGCTGGCCGCTGCGACCAGCGCCCAGCTGCTGGGCGCCGCCGTCGTGATTGTCGGTGATATGAACGAGGACCGCCTCAAGCAGGCGCGCAGCTTCGGCTGCGAAACCGTCGACCTGTCTCAGGGCGGCCCGGCGGAGCAGATCGAGCAGCTCCTGGGCGTGCCCGAAGTCGACTGCGGCGTCGACGCTGTGGGCTTCGAGGCCAAGGGGCACGGTCACGATGCCAAGGAGGCTCCGGCGACGGTGCTGAACTCCCTGATGGAGCTCACCGCGGCCGGCGGCGCGCTCGGCATCCCCGGGCTGTACGTCACCGGCGATCCCGGCGGCGTGGACGAGGCGGCCAAGAAGGGTGCGCTGTCACTTAGCCTCGGCACCGGCTGGGCAAAGTCGCTTAGTTTCACCACGGGACAGTGTCCGGTCATGAAGTACAACCGGCAGCTCATGATGGCCATCCTGCACGACAAGGTGCACATCGCCAAGAACGTCAACGCGAAGGCCATTTCCCTGGAGGACGCACCCAAGGGTTACGCCGAATTCGACGCCGGTGCGGCGACGAAGTTTGTGCTTAACCCGAACGGATACCTGAGCTAG
- a CDS encoding phosphodiesterase — MERIEAEHPRPRHFLLHLSDPHLLGGPQPLHGVVDSEALLRQLFEEVRASGARPEAVIFTGDLADLGEPDAYAKLRAIVDPACKDLGAKVIWAMGNHDDRANFRAGLLDQADNDAPVDHSYFVNGLRIITLDTSVPGFHHGELSQDQLDWLAAELATPAPDGTILALHHPPVPSVLDLAVLVELRGQSALAGVLRNSDVRAILGGHLHYSTTATFAGIPVSVASATCYTQDLNVSVGGTRGRDGGQAFNLVHVYEHTIVHSVVLLGDTPAVGELVSPEEVQRRLSAAGIYIPEQAKLEAPARNPAHRRFTTLN; from the coding sequence ATGGAGCGCATCGAGGCCGAGCACCCCCGGCCACGTCATTTCTTACTTCACCTGAGCGACCCCCACCTGCTGGGGGGTCCGCAACCCCTGCACGGCGTCGTGGACAGCGAAGCCCTGCTCAGGCAGCTCTTCGAAGAAGTCCGGGCTTCCGGCGCGCGCCCCGAAGCCGTGATCTTCACGGGCGACCTCGCCGACCTCGGCGAACCCGATGCCTATGCCAAGCTCCGGGCGATCGTGGATCCGGCGTGCAAGGACTTGGGGGCGAAGGTCATCTGGGCGATGGGCAACCACGACGACCGGGCTAATTTCCGGGCCGGGCTCCTGGACCAGGCGGACAATGATGCGCCGGTGGATCACAGCTACTTTGTCAACGGGCTGCGCATCATCACCCTGGACACCTCCGTGCCCGGCTTCCACCATGGCGAATTAAGCCAGGACCAGCTGGACTGGCTCGCCGCGGAACTGGCCACCCCCGCGCCGGACGGGACCATCCTTGCCCTGCACCACCCGCCGGTGCCGTCAGTGCTGGATCTTGCCGTGCTCGTGGAGCTCCGGGGCCAGTCGGCGCTCGCCGGGGTCCTGCGGAACTCAGATGTCCGCGCCATCCTCGGCGGCCACCTGCACTACTCGACCACCGCGACCTTCGCCGGCATTCCCGTGTCGGTCGCGTCGGCGACCTGCTACACCCAGGATCTGAACGTGTCTGTGGGTGGCACCCGCGGCCGCGACGGCGGGCAGGCGTTCAACCTGGTCCACGTCTACGAACACACAATCGTGCATTCTGTGGTGCTGCTTGGCGACACCCCCGCAGTCGGCGAGCTTGTTTCCCCCGAGGAAGTGCAGCGCCGGCTCTCGGCCGCCGGGATCTACATCCCGGAACAGGCCAAACTCGAGGCCCCGGCCCGCAATCCGGCGCACCGCAGGTTCACCACCCTGAACTGA
- a CDS encoding stealth family protein, whose protein sequence is MQVDAQRTDEKREIHITEAAIQDEIYYGSQASVDAHAEITSAAAVARFRTRSDVVRHRGRYALINENRTPYQAMVEDLMFLRSVLAGAGLDYLLVRGNNHRPVIAVDWKDRKELRDALVEACRDEPFYSMSVDAKKKSSVLVADGELSPNRQARIFRLYRPRVEPEGGFEFGASAGVQLELWSFEGDQLILPIENSLTRRTMLAQDAVRGTVERYGHTWPTIENMFADHASDISFDIDLVFSWVDGSSPEYIAARRARMAGVVVGEGDDHEARFRQIDELKYALRSVYMFAPWIRRIFIATDSPAPAWLADHPSVTIVRSEEFFADPSVLPTHNSQAVECQLHHIEGLSEHFLYSNDDMFFGRAVGPDMFFTPGGITKFIEAETRIGLGDNDAERSGFENAARVNRKLLWNRFGRITTRHLEHTAAPLRRSVVEQMEQEFPAEFAKTAASTFRAADNISVTNSFYHYYALLTGRAVTQTAAKVKYVDTTARAGLNYLPKLLAKRNMDFFCLNDGSFPEVPAEERAELVTDFLEKYYPLKAPWEK, encoded by the coding sequence ATGCAAGTAGACGCCCAACGTACTGACGAGAAACGGGAGATCCACATCACCGAAGCAGCGATCCAAGACGAGATTTACTATGGCAGCCAGGCATCTGTGGACGCCCACGCCGAGATCACGTCGGCGGCCGCCGTCGCCAGATTCCGGACCCGCTCCGATGTCGTCCGCCACCGCGGCCGCTACGCGCTGATCAACGAGAACCGCACCCCGTACCAGGCCATGGTCGAAGACCTCATGTTCCTGCGCTCCGTCCTGGCCGGCGCCGGCCTCGATTACCTGCTGGTCCGCGGAAACAACCACCGCCCGGTGATCGCCGTCGACTGGAAGGACCGCAAGGAACTCCGCGATGCGCTCGTGGAGGCGTGCCGCGACGAGCCGTTCTATTCCATGAGCGTGGACGCCAAGAAGAAGTCCTCCGTGCTGGTCGCCGACGGCGAGCTCTCGCCGAACCGCCAGGCCCGGATCTTCAGGCTGTACCGGCCCAGGGTGGAACCGGAGGGCGGCTTTGAATTCGGCGCCTCCGCCGGCGTGCAGCTGGAACTGTGGAGCTTCGAAGGCGACCAGCTGATCCTGCCGATCGAGAACTCCCTGACGCGCCGCACCATGCTGGCCCAGGATGCGGTGCGCGGCACGGTGGAACGTTACGGCCACACGTGGCCCACCATCGAGAACATGTTCGCGGACCATGCCAGCGACATCAGCTTCGACATCGACCTGGTGTTCTCGTGGGTGGACGGCAGCTCCCCCGAGTACATCGCGGCCCGCCGCGCCCGCATGGCCGGCGTCGTCGTGGGCGAAGGCGATGACCACGAGGCCCGCTTCCGCCAGATCGATGAGCTCAAATACGCCCTGCGGTCGGTCTACATGTTTGCCCCGTGGATCCGCCGGATCTTCATCGCCACCGACTCCCCCGCCCCGGCCTGGCTGGCGGACCACCCGAGTGTGACGATCGTCCGCAGCGAGGAGTTTTTCGCTGATCCCTCGGTGCTGCCGACGCACAATTCGCAGGCCGTGGAGTGCCAGCTGCACCACATCGAGGGGCTCTCCGAGCACTTCCTGTATTCCAATGACGACATGTTCTTTGGCCGCGCCGTCGGACCGGACATGTTCTTCACCCCGGGCGGCATCACCAAGTTCATCGAGGCCGAGACGCGGATCGGGCTGGGCGACAACGACGCCGAGCGCAGCGGCTTTGAAAACGCCGCCCGGGTGAACCGCAAGCTGCTCTGGAACCGGTTCGGCCGCATCACCACCCGGCACCTGGAGCACACCGCGGCTCCCCTGCGGCGCAGCGTGGTGGAGCAAATGGAGCAGGAGTTCCCGGCCGAGTTCGCCAAGACCGCAGCGAGCACGTTCCGGGCCGCAGATAACATTTCCGTGACCAACTCTTTCTACCATTATTACGCGCTGCTAACGGGCCGGGCCGTAACCCAGACGGCTGCCAAGGTGAAATATGTGGATACTACGGCGCGCGCCGGCCTGAATTATCTGCCGAAGCTTCTGGCCAAGCGGAACATGGACTTCTTCTGCCTCAACGACGGCAGCTTCCCGGAGGTCCCCGCGGAAGAGCGGGCCGAACTGGTCACGGACTTCCTGGAGAAGTACTACCCCCTCAAGGCGCCCTGGGAGAAGTAG
- a CDS encoding type II toxin-antitoxin system VapB family antitoxin has protein sequence MIFKAVGEGRPYPDHGYNTPKDWAALPPRPVRLDELVTTKRTLDLEALLAEDSTFFGDLFPHVVEYRGVLYLEDGLHRAVRTALHQRTAIHARVLVING, from the coding sequence GTGATATTCAAAGCTGTGGGCGAGGGACGCCCGTACCCCGACCATGGTTACAACACGCCCAAGGACTGGGCGGCCCTGCCGCCGCGTCCGGTCCGGCTCGACGAGCTGGTGACCACGAAGCGCACCCTGGACCTTGAAGCCCTGCTGGCCGAGGACTCCACGTTCTTCGGTGACCTCTTCCCCCACGTCGTGGAGTACCGCGGCGTCCTCTATCTTGAAGACGGCCTGCACCGGGCAGTCCGCACCGCCCTGCACCAGCGCACCGCTATCCACGCGCGGGTCCTCGTGATAAATGGCTAG
- a CDS encoding LytR C-terminal domain-containing protein, whose amino-acid sequence MARKPPDVKVLHGHRVISGSELRATFVEPDDTGENPVRLRRRILHGVVLVILVGMIVAAIVVALAIMNGQIKLPAAEERSKAPVSVCPAAIFDYTPPEKITVNVYNSTSRPGLARSVADALAARKFAVSAVGNTTSSYRGVALIVSGAAGQAAAFSVQRHVPDSDYLQDGRTDPSVDVILTGDFKELAKPELVDQTPGQLSCPRENRRIVDESTWTLTPTAPPTAG is encoded by the coding sequence ATGGCTAGGAAGCCGCCAGACGTCAAGGTCCTGCACGGGCACCGCGTCATCAGCGGCTCGGAGCTACGGGCCACGTTCGTGGAGCCCGACGACACGGGGGAGAACCCCGTTCGGCTGCGCCGCCGGATCCTGCACGGCGTCGTCCTGGTGATACTGGTCGGCATGATCGTGGCGGCGATCGTGGTGGCCCTGGCCATCATGAACGGCCAGATCAAGCTGCCCGCGGCGGAGGAGCGGAGCAAAGCTCCGGTGTCGGTGTGCCCGGCGGCCATCTTCGACTACACGCCGCCGGAGAAGATCACCGTCAACGTCTACAACTCCACGAGCCGGCCCGGCCTGGCGCGGAGCGTCGCCGACGCGCTGGCAGCGCGCAAGTTTGCCGTAAGCGCGGTGGGGAACACGACGTCGAGCTACCGCGGGGTTGCCCTGATAGTCTCCGGCGCCGCCGGCCAGGCGGCCGCCTTCAGCGTCCAGCGCCACGTGCCCGACTCCGACTACCTCCAGGACGGCCGGACGGACCCGAGCGTGGACGTGATCCTGACCGGCGACTTCAAAGAACTGGCCAAGCCCGAACTCGTGGACCAGACGCCGGGCCAGCTCAGCTGCCCCCGCGAGAACCGGCGCATCGTGGACGAGTCCACATGGACCCTCACGCCGACGGCGCCGCCCACGGCCGGATAG